The following are encoded together in the Bacillus sp. V2I10 genome:
- a CDS encoding sulfurtransferase TusA family protein, translated as MNIDKVLNAKGLSCPMPIVKTKKAMAELETGKIIEVHTTDKGAKNDLTAWAAAIGNEMVDMKEEDNVFVFYIKKDKQGGIST; from the coding sequence GTGAATATTGATAAGGTTTTAAATGCAAAAGGATTATCATGTCCAATGCCGATCGTCAAAACAAAAAAAGCGATGGCTGAGCTTGAAACAGGCAAAATCATAGAAGTTCATACAACCGATAAAGGCGCCAAGAATGATTTAACAGCCTGGGCTGCTGCAATAGGAAATGAAATGGTTGATATGAAAGAAGAAGACAATGTTTTTGTTTTTTATATAAAAAAGGATAAACAAGGAGGAATTTCAACATGA
- a CDS encoding endonuclease/exonuclease/phosphatase family protein produces the protein MKILEFKVMTFNIHHGKGMDKQLDLCRIAEVIEKSDVDIIGLNEVDKHFSKRSDYEDQISWLAKQLNMNQTFSPSLSITSKNSTNVRQYGNALLSRYPIVNEKRHLFNFIPGFIEGRSLLEATIEINEKLFQVNVTHLSLNPILHRKQSDFIVNQCHKAPHPMIIMGDWNMRPESKGWRKITGEFQDAWHLAGKGAGFTYPSIRPRSRLDYLFVSHHFRVIEAEIITNFPIASDHLPLKAILSFS, from the coding sequence GTGAAGATTTTGGAATTTAAAGTAATGACCTTTAATATCCACCATGGCAAGGGCATGGATAAACAATTGGATCTTTGCCGAATTGCTGAAGTAATCGAAAAAAGCGATGTCGATATCATTGGTCTAAACGAAGTTGATAAGCATTTTTCAAAAAGAAGTGATTATGAAGACCAGATTAGCTGGCTTGCCAAACAATTAAACATGAATCAGACTTTCAGCCCTTCTTTATCTATAACGTCTAAAAATTCAACTAATGTTAGACAGTATGGAAATGCCCTTCTGTCTCGCTATCCAATCGTAAACGAAAAGAGGCATCTTTTTAATTTCATACCAGGATTCATAGAAGGAAGGTCATTGCTAGAAGCCACGATTGAGATAAATGAAAAATTATTTCAAGTCAATGTAACCCATTTAAGCCTTAATCCAATTCTGCATCGAAAGCAATCCGATTTTATTGTAAATCAGTGTCATAAGGCGCCTCATCCAATGATTATTATGGGTGATTGGAATATGAGGCCAGAATCAAAAGGATGGAGAAAAATAACCGGTGAATTTCAAGACGCATGGCATCTTGCCGGCAAAGGGGCAGGCTTTACTTATCCATCGATTCGACCAAGATCAAGATTGGACTATCTATTCGTCAGTCATCATTTTCGGGTTATTGAAGCAGAAATTATAACAAACTTCCCAATTGCATCTGACCATTTACCGTTAAAAGCAATATTATCATTCAGTTGA
- a CDS encoding metallophosphoesterase, translated as MFILLPLIIAIFIFLLFYKGYKNTQTVLINNISINNANSEHSKGFRVLHISDMHLENISITPEKVYESLRNQSIDLIALTGDFLDRKRSISKLVPYLKVFNELNPKHGIYAVFGNHDYVLSHPDFLNLKHTLQEYGCKTMQNQNDVLMINGKRLNIIGIDDFSTNRSEIDKSYREILNGYNLVLTHDPNIVLSMKNYHFDYLLSGHFHGGQIHWPKPYHLIKMGKLVRMNMVKGLHHHDGKPFYISEGLGQTGVNIRVGSRPEITIHNLILTSISDKVTENIEKPAEAV; from the coding sequence TTGTTTATTTTGTTACCACTCATTATTGCGATTTTCATATTTTTATTATTTTATAAAGGTTATAAAAATACTCAAACTGTTTTGATTAACAATATTTCAATAAATAACGCTAATTCTGAGCATTCAAAAGGGTTTCGTGTATTGCATATTTCCGATATGCATCTTGAAAATATATCGATTACCCCAGAAAAAGTATATGAAAGTCTTCGTAATCAATCGATTGACTTAATTGCTTTAACAGGTGATTTTTTAGACCGAAAACGGAGCATCTCAAAGTTAGTTCCTTATTTAAAAGTGTTTAATGAATTAAATCCAAAGCACGGAATATATGCGGTTTTTGGAAATCATGATTATGTACTGAGTCATCCCGATTTTCTTAATTTAAAGCACACATTACAGGAATATGGATGTAAAACCATGCAAAACCAGAATGATGTACTGATGATTAATGGCAAGCGATTGAACATTATTGGGATCGATGACTTTAGTACAAATCGAAGTGAGATTGACAAATCATATCGTGAAATTTTAAATGGCTATAATCTTGTATTAACGCATGATCCGAATATAGTTCTCAGCATGAAAAACTATCATTTTGATTACTTGCTTTCTGGTCATTTTCACGGTGGACAAATTCATTGGCCAAAACCATATCATTTAATTAAAATGGGGAAATTAGTTCGGATGAACATGGTAAAAGGTTTGCATCATCACGATGGAAAACCGTTTTATATAAGTGAAGGTTTAGGGCAAACCGGAGTGAATATTCGGGTAGGAAGCCGCCCAGAGATTACGATTCACAATTTAATTCTTACATCGATTTCAGATAAAGTTACAGAAAATATAGAAAAACCTGCGGAAGCAGTTTAA
- a CDS encoding sulfurtransferase TusA family protein has translation MEAAKVLDAKGLACPMPIVKTKKAMADLESGQVLEIHATDKGAKNDLTAWTKSGGHELVKHEEESNVFKFWIKKG, from the coding sequence ATGGAAGCAGCAAAAGTATTAGATGCAAAAGGGCTTGCATGTCCGATGCCAATCGTGAAAACAAAGAAAGCAATGGCTGACCTTGAAAGCGGCCAGGTGCTCGAAATTCATGCAACAGATAAAGGGGCTAAAAATGACCTCACTGCATGGACAAAATCAGGTGGACATGAGCTTGTAAAACACGAAGAAGAAAGCAATGTATTCAAGTTCTGGATAAAAAAAGGATAA
- a CDS encoding rhodanese-like domain-containing protein, whose amino-acid sequence MEIVNYILIGSLLLFIIKRFIPAKGIKTISAEQLKSELKNKNKQLIDVRTPGEYKGNHLKGFTNIPLHQLSQKANQLSKDKEVIVICQSGMRSQKASRILKKLGFEAVTNVKGGMNAWN is encoded by the coding sequence TTGGAAATTGTTAATTATATTCTGATTGGTTCGCTTCTGCTTTTCATTATCAAGCGTTTCATTCCTGCAAAAGGAATTAAGACGATTTCAGCAGAGCAGCTTAAGTCCGAATTAAAGAATAAAAACAAACAGCTTATTGATGTGCGAACACCTGGAGAGTATAAAGGGAATCATCTAAAAGGATTTACAAATATTCCTCTTCATCAATTATCACAAAAAGCAAATCAGCTTTCTAAGGATAAAGAGGTTATCGTCATCTGCCAGAGCGGAATGAGAAGTCAAAAAGCAAGCAGAATACTGAAAAAGTTAGGATTTGAAGCGGTAACAAACGTTAAAGGCGGCATGAACGCCTGGAATTAA
- a CDS encoding sulfite exporter TauE/SafE family protein: MDFAFIIAIFLIGFIGSYISGMLGIGGSIIKYPMLLYIPPLFGLAAFSAHEVSGISAVQVFFATIGGVWAYRKGGYLNKTLIIYMGASILIGSFIGGFGSKTMSEEGINLIYGILALIAAIMMFIPKKGIDDIPLDQVTFNKWLAAVLALIVGVGSGIVGAAGAFLLVPIMLVVLKIPTRMTIASSLAITFISSIGATVGKITTGQIDYYPALIMVIASLIASPLGAIAGKKVNTKVLQIILAVLIFAASVKIWMDIL, from the coding sequence ATGGATTTTGCATTCATCATAGCCATTTTCTTAATCGGTTTTATCGGTTCATACATCTCTGGAATGCTCGGAATTGGCGGTTCCATTATCAAATACCCGATGCTTCTCTATATTCCGCCGTTATTTGGCTTAGCGGCTTTCAGTGCACATGAGGTATCAGGCATCAGTGCTGTTCAAGTTTTCTTTGCCACTATAGGCGGGGTTTGGGCCTACAGAAAAGGCGGATACTTAAATAAAACGCTGATTATTTATATGGGCGCAAGTATTCTGATCGGGAGTTTTATTGGCGGATTTGGTTCAAAGACGATGTCAGAGGAAGGCATAAACCTCATCTATGGTATCCTCGCATTGATTGCGGCCATTATGATGTTTATTCCTAAAAAGGGGATTGATGATATTCCGCTTGATCAGGTGACCTTTAATAAATGGCTTGCTGCTGTTCTTGCCTTAATTGTAGGTGTAGGATCCGGTATCGTAGGTGCAGCCGGAGCATTCTTATTGGTGCCGATTATGCTTGTTGTGCTGAAGATTCCTACAAGAATGACGATTGCATCTTCCCTTGCCATCACGTTTATTTCATCCATTGGCGCAACAGTAGGGAAGATTACTACAGGACAGATTGACTATTACCCTGCGCTAATCATGGTTATCGCAAGTTTAATCGCTTCTCCTCTTGGAGCGATAGCCGGGAAAAAGGTAAATACGAAGGTTCTTCAAATCATTCTGGCGGTACTGATATTTGCTGCTTCGGTGAAGATTTGGATGGACATTTTATAA
- a CDS encoding MBL fold metallo-hydrolase: MTLQAMTAKEVTQKVFNKLPLFILDVRNERDFQDWKIEGENFSYLNVPYFDLLDGVEEIIGSIPEDQEVLVVCAKEGSSIMVGEMLAEEGLSVSYLKGGMKAWSEHLEPVKVGDLKEGGEIYQFVRIGKGCLSYMIISNDEAAVIDSARMTDVYLDFAKEKGAAIKHVFDTHLHADHISGGRIIAEKTNAAYWLPPKDAGEVTFEYKPLEGGTDVTIGSTTINIHALYSPGHTIGSTSFVIDEKFLLSGDILFIDSIGRPDLAGMAEDWVGDLRESLYTRYKELSEELIVLPAHFMIIEELNDDGGVSEKLGVLFAKNHGLNIEDENEFRKLVTENLPPQPNAYQEIRETNIGKINPDEEKQREMEIGPNRCAVR, encoded by the coding sequence ATGACTTTACAAGCTATGACCGCAAAAGAAGTAACACAAAAAGTGTTTAACAAATTACCCTTATTTATTTTGGATGTGCGCAACGAAAGAGATTTTCAGGATTGGAAAATCGAAGGTGAAAACTTCAGCTATTTGAATGTCCCTTATTTTGATTTGCTTGATGGAGTAGAAGAAATTATAGGAAGCATTCCGGAGGATCAAGAAGTGTTAGTTGTATGTGCGAAAGAAGGATCATCCATTATGGTAGGCGAAATGCTTGCAGAGGAAGGGCTGTCTGTTTCTTATCTAAAGGGCGGAATGAAAGCCTGGAGTGAGCATTTAGAGCCTGTGAAAGTTGGAGATTTAAAGGAAGGCGGCGAAATTTATCAATTCGTCCGCATCGGCAAAGGCTGTCTTTCTTACATGATCATCTCTAATGATGAAGCGGCAGTTATTGATTCTGCGCGGATGACAGACGTTTACCTTGATTTTGCAAAGGAAAAGGGTGCAGCAATTAAGCATGTTTTTGACACGCATCTTCATGCCGATCATATTTCAGGCGGCAGAATCATCGCTGAAAAAACGAATGCAGCATACTGGCTGCCTCCTAAAGATGCAGGAGAAGTGACATTTGAATACAAGCCATTAGAAGGCGGAACAGATGTAACAATCGGCAGCACAACAATTAACATTCATGCTTTATATTCTCCTGGCCACACAATTGGATCTACATCCTTTGTGATTGATGAGAAGTTCCTGCTTTCAGGAGATATCTTATTCATTGATTCAATTGGAAGACCTGATCTTGCAGGCATGGCAGAAGACTGGGTGGGAGATTTGAGAGAAAGTCTTTATACCCGCTATAAAGAGCTGTCTGAAGAGTTAATTGTTCTTCCGGCACATTTTATGATTATTGAAGAATTGAATGATGATGGCGGTGTTTCTGAAAAATTGGGAGTCCTGTTTGCAAAGAACCACGGTTTGAACATTGAAGACGAAAACGAATTTAGAAAGCTTGTCACTGAGAATTTACCGCCTCAGCCAAATGCTTATCAGGAAATCCGTGAAACAAATATTGGGAAAATCAATCCTGATGAAGAAAAACAGCGTGAAATGGAAATTGGACCAAATCGCTGTGCAGTACGTTAA
- a CDS encoding sulfurtransferase TusA family protein, producing MISLKTDITLDAKGLACPMPIVKTKKAMQDLEEGQVLMILATDKGSKADLKAWAGSSGHQYLGTIEDGDVLKHYLRKSSSEETIERKYPNVSSNGELEQKLEEGNIVVLDVREAAEYVFHHIPNAISIPLGELEDRLNELNKEDEIYVVCRTGSRSDFAAQNLADNGFTNVVNVVPGMSEWSGKTENM from the coding sequence ATGATCTCATTAAAAACGGATATCACATTAGATGCAAAAGGGCTTGCATGTCCAATGCCAATCGTAAAAACGAAAAAAGCAATGCAGGATTTAGAAGAAGGCCAGGTTCTTATGATTCTTGCAACAGATAAAGGGTCAAAGGCTGATTTAAAAGCATGGGCAGGAAGTTCAGGTCACCAGTATTTAGGCACGATTGAAGATGGAGACGTCTTAAAGCATTATTTAAGAAAGTCATCAAGCGAAGAAACGATTGAAAGAAAGTATCCAAATGTAAGCAGCAATGGGGAGCTTGAACAGAAGCTTGAAGAAGGTAACATTGTCGTACTCGACGTTCGTGAAGCAGCGGAATATGTATTTCATCACATTCCAAATGCCATCTCGATTCCGCTTGGAGAACTTGAAGACCGTTTGAACGAGTTAAATAAAGAAGATGAAATCTACGTAGTATGCCGTACAGGAAGCAGAAGTGATTTTGCAGCTCAAAATCTTGCTGACAATGGATTTACGAACGTAGTGAATGTTGTGCCGGGCATGAGCGAATGGTCTGGAAAAACGGAAAATATGTAA
- a CDS encoding TVP38/TMEM64 family protein translates to MRKVLFFAIIYGVILLTAFYYREILLKWLNDTDFSQIPFMFFLSVVLSVVPIIPFSVFAGMMGAKYGIWIGSMINWFGTVGAAIIFFVLARYFFINEFKQYVSRFKGFEKLNSIINRSSFITVLLARLIYIIPPPVINIYSGLSSMSFKTYFFATAIGQIPAMIVYAFLGSQLFTSVQTFVQGLVLYLGFILVVLLIYRKWLKGKSNVALE, encoded by the coding sequence ATGAGAAAAGTGTTATTTTTTGCAATAATATATGGAGTCATTCTCCTTACAGCCTTTTATTATAGAGAAATACTGCTTAAATGGCTGAATGACACTGATTTTTCACAAATTCCTTTTATGTTTTTTCTATCGGTAGTGTTAAGTGTTGTTCCTATTATTCCATTTTCAGTTTTTGCTGGAATGATGGGAGCAAAATATGGGATTTGGATTGGAAGTATGATTAACTGGTTTGGCACGGTAGGAGCCGCAATAATCTTTTTTGTTTTGGCACGTTATTTTTTTATTAATGAATTTAAACAATATGTGAGTCGCTTTAAAGGTTTTGAAAAATTGAATAGTATTATTAATCGGAGTTCTTTTATAACCGTATTGTTGGCACGGCTTATTTATATCATCCCTCCTCCGGTAATCAACATCTATTCTGGCCTAAGCTCTATGTCATTTAAAACATATTTTTTTGCAACTGCCATTGGTCAGATTCCTGCAATGATCGTTTACGCCTTTTTAGGAAGTCAATTATTTACTTCTGTTCAAACATTTGTGCAAGGTCTTGTTTTATACTTAGGATTTATTCTAGTCGTTTTGTTGATTTACCGAAAATGGCTTAAAGGAAAGTCAAATGTTGCTTTAGAGTAA
- a CDS encoding alkaline phosphatase family protein — MAQDKSQKKRIIMLMIDTLMDPSIQAAIKEGKAPALQFFMKNGRYTSNLVSPFPTMSVNVDSTLLTGVYSDKHKIPGLLWYNEKEKRIIDYGGQVSELFKLGLKQSMVDIFYNLNHVHLSKQHKTLHEILKDKGIQSASINALIYRGSYPTQLKIPFLLSLFTGLKRELNSYSPNLYSYGVMHKLNPLKKNSFFWQKYGFNDKFSANELTYLINRNELPAFTIGYFPDLDQSVHKNGRTDIKGIEKVDKQLQKILNQFQSWEDALTNNIWIILGDNGQAWINQNRKEALIDLRKLLSSYRIVKLRKGVTLEDEIVLCVNERMSFIYTLDTQKAPLEEIARILQKDSRIDVIALKKEKTITVISGLHSGHLQFHPDGDYSDEYDQSWFIEGEKEILGLTITDKRIEYGDYPDALARLYSSFFSHEGEFIIVSAKPGNEFLGESSPTHVGGASHGGLHKQDSLVSMIVSGTDSTPRHMRILDIKEWLLTLIS; from the coding sequence ATGGCACAAGACAAATCTCAGAAAAAAAGAATTATCATGCTCATGATCGATACATTAATGGATCCGTCTATACAGGCTGCAATTAAGGAGGGAAAAGCTCCAGCTTTACAATTTTTTATGAAAAATGGCCGTTATACATCAAATCTTGTTAGTCCGTTTCCAACTATGTCAGTCAATGTTGATAGTACTTTATTAACTGGTGTATATAGTGATAAACACAAAATCCCAGGCTTACTTTGGTATAACGAAAAGGAAAAAAGAATTATCGACTATGGTGGTCAAGTTAGTGAACTTTTTAAACTGGGACTAAAGCAATCCATGGTAGACATATTTTATAATTTAAATCATGTGCATTTAAGCAAACAGCATAAAACCCTTCATGAAATTTTAAAAGATAAAGGAATTCAAAGCGCATCCATAAATGCTCTTATATATAGGGGAAGTTACCCTACCCAATTGAAAATCCCCTTTCTCTTATCATTGTTTACAGGCTTAAAAAGGGAGCTGAATTCTTACTCACCGAACTTGTACTCATATGGAGTGATGCACAAGCTAAACCCTTTAAAAAAGAACTCTTTCTTTTGGCAAAAGTATGGATTCAACGATAAATTTTCTGCAAATGAACTGACCTATCTTATAAACCGAAATGAACTACCGGCCTTCACGATTGGCTATTTTCCAGATTTAGATCAAAGTGTACATAAAAATGGGAGAACGGATATAAAGGGAATTGAAAAAGTGGATAAACAGCTACAAAAAATATTAAATCAATTTCAATCGTGGGAGGATGCTCTAACCAACAATATCTGGATTATTCTTGGTGATAATGGACAGGCGTGGATCAATCAAAATCGTAAGGAAGCCTTAATTGATCTTAGAAAGCTTTTGAGCTCATATCGAATAGTAAAGTTGAGAAAGGGAGTTACTTTGGAAGACGAAATTGTTCTTTGTGTTAACGAAAGAATGTCTTTCATATATACACTTGATACTCAAAAGGCACCTTTAGAGGAAATAGCGAGGATACTGCAAAAAGATAGTCGAATTGATGTGATTGCATTAAAAAAAGAAAAAACAATAACCGTCATATCTGGATTACATAGTGGGCATCTTCAATTTCATCCTGATGGGGATTATTCCGATGAGTATGATCAATCATGGTTTATAGAAGGAGAAAAGGAGATCTTAGGCCTTACCATTACAGATAAAAGAATCGAATATGGTGATTACCCTGATGCCTTAGCAAGATTATATTCATCTTTTTTCTCGCATGAGGGTGAATTTATCATTGTAAGCGCAAAACCTGGTAATGAATTCTTAGGGGAGAGTTCTCCGACACATGTTGGCGGGGCAAGTCACGGAGGTTTGCACAAACAAGATTCTTTAGTGTCCATGATTGTTAGTGGTACCGATTCAACTCCAAGGCATATGCGCATTTTAGATATTAAGGAATGGCTTTTGACGTTAATCTCATAA
- a CDS encoding metal-sensitive transcriptional regulator translates to MEYNDQMKNRVKRIEGQLRGILRMMEEEKECKDVITQLSATRAAIDRTIGVVVSSNLVECVRAANEEGENTEELVKQAVNLLVRSR, encoded by the coding sequence ATGGAGTACAATGATCAAATGAAAAACCGAGTAAAGCGTATTGAAGGCCAGCTAAGAGGCATATTGCGCATGATGGAAGAAGAAAAAGAATGTAAAGATGTTATTACACAGCTCTCTGCAACAAGAGCGGCCATTGACCGTACAATTGGAGTTGTTGTCAGCTCAAACTTGGTTGAATGTGTACGTGCCGCCAATGAAGAAGGCGAAAACACAGAAGAACTTGTAAAACAAGCAGTAAATCTGCTTGTACGAAGCAGATAA
- a CDS encoding rhodanese-like domain-containing protein, with protein MKQLTAKEAENALDSLNVIDVREADEAASGKIPGAVNIPLGLLEFRMHELDKSKEYTMVCRSGGRSGRAAQFLEGQGFKVINMTGGMLEWDGKTE; from the coding sequence ATGAAACAATTGACTGCAAAAGAAGCAGAAAATGCTTTAGATTCTTTAAATGTCATTGATGTGCGTGAAGCAGATGAAGCAGCATCAGGGAAAATCCCTGGAGCAGTGAACATTCCATTGGGCCTGTTAGAGTTCCGCATGCATGAGCTTGATAAATCAAAGGAATATACAATGGTCTGCCGTTCTGGAGGAAGAAGCGGACGTGCCGCACAATTTCTTGAAGGCCAAGGTTTTAAGGTCATTAATATGACAGGCGGCATGCTTGAATGGGATGGGAAAACGGAATAA
- a CDS encoding glycosyltransferase, translated as MIRVLFLPFLQISSGHHHVADGMIESLSGKNGIFDCEKIDILSYRFGKIEALVSSIYLKWIHLSPRLYSWIYLKSVYENEMDHNRYRMYEHLFLLSMEKLIEEKKPHLIICTHALPSYLLSQLKRRKKHTIPVINVYTDYFINHIWGVGEIDYHFVPNIESLDYLKDRGIESERIFVTGIPIHPKLKEQKKETKEQNQYSVLISGGNLGVGAIQSFIQKLHPAGNIHYRVLCGKNKNLFQFITEMNDPMIIPLSYISSKEEMNQLYHEADAIITKPGGVTISECLFKKIPIFVYHALPGQEEINLCNLKKQGLVFQLEDWNSQSNLEEQILSILVSEQHQNSLNEQLNAYHQQLSKQDLSVMIEKILTKHGI; from the coding sequence ATGATAAGGGTACTTTTCTTGCCATTCTTGCAGATATCCTCTGGTCATCATCATGTAGCAGATGGAATGATAGAATCCCTATCCGGAAAAAATGGCATATTTGACTGTGAAAAAATTGATATTTTATCTTATCGTTTCGGGAAAATAGAAGCTTTAGTGTCATCAATTTATTTAAAATGGATCCATCTCTCTCCTAGGTTGTATAGCTGGATATATCTAAAATCCGTTTATGAAAATGAAATGGACCATAATCGATACCGCATGTATGAACACTTGTTTTTACTTTCGATGGAAAAATTAATTGAAGAAAAAAAACCTCATCTCATTATATGCACTCATGCTTTGCCTTCTTATTTGCTTAGCCAATTAAAAAGAAGGAAAAAGCATACGATTCCTGTCATCAATGTTTATACCGATTATTTCATTAATCATATATGGGGAGTAGGTGAGATCGATTATCATTTTGTCCCAAACATAGAATCTTTGGACTATTTAAAAGACAGAGGCATTGAATCAGAGCGGATTTTTGTAACAGGGATACCTATCCATCCAAAGTTAAAGGAACAGAAAAAGGAAACGAAAGAACAAAACCAATACTCGGTACTAATTTCAGGGGGGAACCTTGGCGTAGGAGCCATCCAATCATTTATTCAAAAGCTTCATCCGGCAGGTAATATTCATTACCGGGTTTTATGCGGAAAAAACAAAAATCTTTTTCAATTTATTACCGAGATGAATGATCCAATGATCATTCCATTATCATACATTTCATCAAAAGAGGAAATGAATCAGTTGTATCATGAGGCGGATGCGATTATAACGAAGCCTGGCGGAGTCACGATAAGCGAATGTTTATTTAAAAAAATCCCCATTTTTGTGTATCATGCCTTGCCTGGACAGGAGGAAATCAATTTATGTAATTTGAAGAAGCAAGGTCTCGTGTTTCAATTAGAAGACTGGAATTCGCAATCAAATCTTGAAGAACAAATACTATCCATTTTGGTTAGCGAACAACATCAAAACTCGTTAAATGAACAACTAAATGCCTATCATCAACAACTATCAAAGCAGGATCTATCAGTCATGATTGAAAAAATTTTAACTAAGCATGGAATATAG
- a CDS encoding DsrE/DsrF/DrsH-like family protein, which yields MTETKKTTIVLFSGDYDKAMAAYIIANGAAAYDHKVTIFHTFWGLNALRKDEPITVKKGFMEKMFGKMMPRGTDKMGLSKMNFAGMGPKMIKDVMKKHNAIPLPKLIEMAQEQDIKLVACTMTMDLLGLQEKELLDNIEYAGVAAYLADAEDGNVNLFI from the coding sequence ATGACTGAAACAAAAAAAACAACAATCGTTCTATTCAGCGGTGATTACGATAAAGCGATGGCTGCTTATATTATTGCAAATGGTGCAGCTGCTTACGATCATAAAGTAACTATCTTTCACACATTCTGGGGATTAAATGCTCTTCGAAAAGATGAACCTATTACCGTTAAAAAAGGCTTCATGGAAAAGATGTTTGGAAAAATGATGCCAAGAGGCACAGATAAAATGGGGCTTTCAAAGATGAATTTTGCCGGAATGGGTCCTAAGATGATTAAAGATGTGATGAAAAAACACAATGCGATTCCTCTTCCCAAGCTTATCGAAATGGCACAAGAACAGGACATTAAGCTTGTTGCATGTACGATGACAATGGATCTGCTTGGACTGCAGGAAAAAGAACTTTTAGATAATATTGAGTATGCGGGTGTTGCTGCTTATTTAGCGGATGCAGAAGACGGCAATGTAAACCTGTTTATCTAA
- a CDS encoding YidH family protein — protein MNKTVSSNYIQQHLANERTYLAWIRTSIAIIGIGFLMTNIHFTFLSKLSSLADAITMGTGIVSIISGIAIVIFSTYDYLKKMKQIDDQTFEPSKNIVIFLSFIILIFILGFAFYFMMII, from the coding sequence ATGAATAAGACAGTCAGTTCAAATTACATACAGCAGCACCTTGCGAATGAAAGGACTTACCTCGCATGGATCAGAACCTCTATTGCCATTATCGGAATTGGATTTTTGATGACAAACATCCATTTCACCTTCTTGTCTAAGCTCTCCTCTCTTGCTGATGCGATCACAATGGGTACTGGTATCGTTTCTATCATTTCAGGAATTGCGATTGTCATTTTTTCCACGTATGACTATCTGAAAAAGATGAAACAAATTGATGACCAGACGTTTGAGCCTTCAAAGAATATTGTTATTTTTCTCTCTTTTATTATTTTAATATTCATTTTGGGATTTGCATTTTATTTTATGATGATCATATAA